From Haloplasma contractile SSD-17B:
GAACAACATGAACTAAGAACTGAGTATCTTAAAGTATTCAGGGAACGTTTTAAGAAAAAGCTAGATTCAATTGAAATTGTTGATGATGAAACAGGAAACAATACATAATCAATTATTAAACTGACTGTAGTCATTACACTACAGTTTTTTTAATACATAATCAGGAGGTCCGATGATATGACTCAAAATCAAGTAATCGATCAAATCAGACAGTTTGTAAAACAGAAATTAGATAATGAAGGTACCGGTCACGATTGGTGGCATATTGAACGCGTATATAATCTAGCTATTGCTTTGGCTAAACGCGAAGGGGCTGATTTGTTCACTGTTAAAGTTGCTGCATTGTTACATGATATTGCTGATCACAAATTTAATAATGGTAATAGTGCGATAGGTGCTAAAATTGCTAAACAATTATTAATTGAGTGTGGATGTAAAGCAGAACTTGCTGAGACGGTCTATACAATCATTAATACGATGTCTTATAAGGGGGGGACGGTCAGTTCAAAACAAGAAACACTTGAAGGTAAGGTAGTTCAGGATGCAGATCGGCTTGATGCACTTGGAGCAATTGGGATTGCTAGAACCTTTGCATATGGTGGAAGTAAAGGGAGAGAACTCTATAACCCAGAAATTAAACCACAACAGTATGAGAATTTTGAGAGTTACAAGAAGAGTAATTCACCTACGCTTAACCATTTTTATGAGAAGTTATTATTGTTAAAGGATTTAATGAATACAGAAAGTGCAACAGAGTTAGCTAAAAAAAGAACTGAGTATATGAAACAATACTTACAACAGTTTTATAGTGAATGGGATGCTCTTGATTTTGATGCATAGATTTATTAAATGTTTGAGCGGTTTAATTATTTAAATCGTTCTTTTTTTACGTAGTTAGTGGAGCTAATTTCTATTAATACTATTTTTTCATTGTATAAATGACTTAAGAAATAAAGCGTGGTTAATTTCATTATTAGTTTATAATTTCTAATCCCGCTAGTGGTAGTGTTTGGAAAAATCAAAAAAGTTGGGAAGAGTAATAAAAAGGTCGGTATTTATATAAGAGAATGAGATTTTTGTTTAAACATTAATAATTAATCGAAACGTTTCACTTATAAGAAGTTTATGATATAATAGATTTAATAATATCAATAAGGAGGATTCATATGAAGTATAGAAC
This genomic window contains:
- a CDS encoding HD domain-containing protein, giving the protein MTQNQVIDQIRQFVKQKLDNEGTGHDWWHIERVYNLAIALAKREGADLFTVKVAALLHDIADHKFNNGNSAIGAKIAKQLLIECGCKAELAETVYTIINTMSYKGGTVSSKQETLEGKVVQDADRLDALGAIGIARTFAYGGSKGRELYNPEIKPQQYENFESYKKSNSPTLNHFYEKLLLLKDLMNTESATELAKKRTEYMKQYLQQFYSEWDALDFDA
- a CDS encoding DUF896 domain-containing protein; its protein translation is MVSKEKLNRINELSKKSKEEGLNTAEKEEQHELRTEYLKVFRERFKKKLDSIEIVDDETGNNT